The genomic stretch ATGGTTATGATACTTTCTGCAAAAGATGCTGAAAAATGCCTGGCAAAGTAGAACCTTTTAAATACAGGGAAACCATGACCAGACGCAGACTGCCCATCGGCATTCAGACCTTCCGCAAAATTCGGGAGGAAAACTACTACTATGTCGATAAAACTGCCCACATGCGGCGACTGATAGACGAGGGCACGCACTACTTTTTATCGCGGCCACGGCGCTTTGGCAAAAGCCTGTTTCTGGATACGCTAAAGGAACTGTTCGAGGGCAATGAACCGCTGTTCGAGGGGCTTCATATCCACGACCACTGGGACTGGTCTGTTCGCTATCCTGTCCTGCGCCTCGACTTCGGTAGCGGCAATTTTGATGAGCCTGGGATCTTGCACAAAGAGGTTATGGCACAACTGGACGCTGTAGAAAAAGAAACAGGCGTAGAAAGCCACTACGACACTGCTTCAGCACGCTTTCGCCATATCATCCAGATGTTGTACAGCCAGGCGGGACAGCGCGTGGCTGTTCTCATTGACGAATACGACAAGCCGATCTTAGATGTGCTGGATGAGCCTGAAGTCGCCCGTGCCAACCGCGACTTTCTGCGGGGTCTGTATGCCACGATCAAGTCCAGTGATGCCCATATCAAATTCACATTCCTCACTGGCGTCAGCAAATTCTCGAAGGTGCGCCTCTTCTCTGGCCTCAACAACCTCACCGACATCACCATTGACCCACGCTATTCCGCCATCTGCGGATACACAGAAGAGGACCTCGACACCGTATTCGCACCAGAACTACCCGGCCTGAACAGAGAAGACATCCGCGACTGGTACAACGGCTATAGCTGGCTTGGTGACGAAAAGGTGTACAACCCCTTTGACATCCTCCTGCTCTTTGACAAGCGCACCTTTGGCACGTACTGGTTCGAGACTGGCACACCCACCTTCCTCATCGAAACCCTCTTCAACCGCCGCGTCAGTTCCCTCGAACTGGACAACATGATCGGTGGCAACGAGTTGTTATCCACCTTCGACGTCGATGATATGGCAACCGAGGCATTGCTATTCCAGACCGGCTACCTCACCATCACAGAGGAAGAAGACCTCGGTGGCGAGTCACTTTATCGCCTGAGCTATCCCAATCGGGAAGTGCGCCAGAGCCTCAACCGCAGCCTGTTGCGCTATCTGGTAAAAGACTCAACCCGCCAGATGGCGAACACCGTGCGCCTGTATCGTCTGCTGGAGGCCAACGACTTCGCTGGCATGGAAACCCTATTCCACGCATTCTTTGCCAGCATCCCCTACGAATGGTACACCAACAACGACATCGCCAATTATGAAGGCTACTATGCCAGCGTGTTCTATTCCTATTTCGCGGGGCTGGGACTAAATATCACCTTAGAAGACAGCAGTAGCCATGGTCGTGTCGATATGACCGTTCACCTCAACGATAACATCTACCTG from Gemmatimonadota bacterium encodes the following:
- a CDS encoding ATP-binding protein produces the protein MTRRRLPIGIQTFRKIREENYYYVDKTAHMRRLIDEGTHYFLSRPRRFGKSLFLDTLKELFEGNEPLFEGLHIHDHWDWSVRYPVLRLDFGSGNFDEPGILHKEVMAQLDAVEKETGVESHYDTASARFRHIIQMLYSQAGQRVAVLIDEYDKPILDVLDEPEVARANRDFLRGLYATIKSSDAHIKFTFLTGVSKFSKVRLFSGLNNLTDITIDPRYSAICGYTEEDLDTVFAPELPGLNREDIRDWYNGYSWLGDEKVYNPFDILLLFDKRTFGTYWFETGTPTFLIETLFNRRVSSLELDNMIGGNELLSTFDVDDMATEALLFQTGYLTITEEEDLGGESLYRLSYPNREVRQSLNRSLLRYLVKDSTRQMANTVRLYRLLEANDFAGMETLFHAFFASIPYEWYTNNDIANYEGYYASVFYSYFAGLGLNITLEDSSSHGRVDMTVHLNDNIYLFEFKVVEMASEGAAMAQLQEKRYADKYRGLDQPIHLIAVEFSKNTRNITAFEVARA